In one Synergistota bacterium genomic region, the following are encoded:
- the deoA gene encoding pyrimidine-nucleoside phosphorylase (Catalyzes the reversible phosphorolysis of thymidine, deoxyuridine and their analogues to their respective bases and 2-deoxyribose 1-phosphate) yields MTPVEIIRKKRDGQKLSREEISYFIRGYVNGKIADYQASAWCMAVFFRGMDEDEILNFVEVVGKSGEVLDLSEFPDEKLDKHSTGGVGDKVSLVLVPLLASCGFYFPKMSGRGLGHSGGTI; encoded by the coding sequence TTGACACCAGTCGAAATTATAAGGAAGAAAAGGGATGGACAGAAACTAAGTAGAGAGGAGATAAGCTATTTTATAAGAGGATATGTAAATGGAAAGATAGCGGATTATCAGGCTTCAGCTTGGTGTATGGCTGTTTTCTTCAGAGGCATGGATGAGGACGAGATTCTGAACTTCGTTGAAGTTGTGGGAAAATCGGGAGAAGTTCTTGATCTAAGCGAGTTTCCTGATGAGAAGCTTGATAAGCATAGCACAGGAGGCGTAGGGGATAAGGTTAGCCTTGTTCTCGTTCCTCTTTTGGCCTCTTGTGGCTTTTATTTTCCTAAGATGTCAGGAAGGGGGCTGGGGCACTCAGGGGGGACTATAG
- a CDS encoding 2-oxoacid:acceptor oxidoreductase family protein: MFEGIILAGFGGQGILMAGRLLALAGMKEGKHVTWIPAYGPEMRGGTANCTVIISDDPIGSPVISAPNTLFVFNQPSLERFIPRLLSGGLLIYDNSLVKYPSPRDDIDIVGVPATKMAVELGNQRVANLIMLGVYVAKKGFPSEENLLSALKETLGEKKASMLEVNEKAFRKGIEYGKRA, encoded by the coding sequence TTGTTCGAAGGAATAATACTTGCTGGATTCGGTGGACAGGGCATATTGATGGCTGGGAGGCTTCTGGCTTTAGCTGGTATGAAGGAGGGAAAGCATGTTACGTGGATTCCAGCATATGGGCCTGAGATGAGGGGAGGAACCGCTAACTGTACGGTGATAATCTCGGATGATCCTATAGGTTCTCCCGTTATAAGCGCGCCTAATACTCTCTTCGTTTTTAATCAGCCTTCGCTTGAGAGGTTCATACCGAGACTTCTTTCAGGAGGATTGCTCATATATGATAATTCTCTCGTAAAATATCCCTCCCCGAGGGATGACATAGATATAGTAGGTGTTCCTGCTACTAAGATGGCTGTTGAGTTAGGAAATCAGCGGGTTGCTAATCTTATAATGCTTGGAGTTTACGTTGCTAAGAAAGGTTTTCCGAGTGAGGAAAATCTTCTTTCTGCATTGAAGGAAACGCTGGGAGAGAAGAAGGCGTCCATGCTCGAGGTAAATGAAAAGGCTTTTCGAAAGGGGATAGAGTATGGAAAAAGAGCTTGA
- the ispH gene encoding 4-hydroxy-3-methylbut-2-enyl diphosphate reductase has protein sequence MKVLVASYIGFCFGVKRAVSMAEELLSRVKRAYIVGDLIHNPLEMKRLEKKGLIRVRSVDEIPLGAHVLVRSHGLPEEIISLLKKRGNIVLDTTCPFVKEVRKKARFLLEEGYKVVIFGDPDHPEVKGVLGGIKDKGFVALEPKDLDFISPSDKIGLVSQTTQGIEAFIRIVSEVCQRAKEVRVFNTICDETLRRRRAVREIALRSDTLLIIGGKNSANTRKLVEIVKELSKKVYHIESLSEISGRWFKGVRTLGIASGASTPYWQIRATLAILRKYGGEVSNGNGPDGRGSNLSH, from the coding sequence ATGAAAGTATTAGTGGCTTCTTATATAGGATTCTGTTTTGGTGTTAAGAGAGCCGTTTCTATGGCGGAGGAACTCCTCTCAAGGGTGAAAAGGGCATATATAGTGGGAGATTTAATACACAATCCCCTTGAGATGAAGAGGCTTGAGAAAAAAGGGCTTATAAGGGTAAGAAGCGTTGATGAGATCCCCTTGGGAGCCCATGTTCTTGTTAGATCTCATGGGCTCCCTGAGGAGATCATAAGTTTGCTCAAGAAGAGGGGAAACATTGTCCTGGATACTACATGTCCATTCGTTAAGGAGGTTCGTAAAAAGGCTCGCTTTCTTTTGGAAGAGGGATATAAGGTTGTGATATTTGGTGATCCGGATCACCCCGAGGTTAAGGGAGTGCTCGGGGGGATAAAAGACAAGGGGTTCGTTGCTCTAGAGCCTAAGGACTTGGATTTTATCTCTCCATCTGATAAAATAGGTTTGGTTTCTCAAACTACGCAAGGAATTGAGGCTTTTATTAGGATCGTGTCGGAGGTCTGTCAGAGGGCAAAGGAGGTCAGAGTCTTTAACACGATATGCGATGAGACCTTGAGAAGAAGGCGTGCAGTGAGAGAAATAGCTTTAAGAAGTGATACTCTATTGATAATAGGGGGTAAAAACAGCGCTAATACAAGAAAGCTTGTGGAAATTGTTAAGGAGCTTTCTAAAAAGGTATATCATATAGAATCTCTATCTGAGATTTCAGGGAGGTGGTTCAAGGGGGTGCGAACTCTGGGAATAGCCAGCGGAGCATCGACTCCTTACTGGCAGATAAGAGCGACGTTAGCAATATTGAGAAAATATGGGGGTGAAGTAAGTAATGGAAATGGTCCAGACGGTAGGGGAAGCAACCTATCCCATTGA
- a CDS encoding purine-nucleoside phosphorylase, giving the protein MEGKLSEKAKEIAKFLRERFEGRIPNIAVILGSGLGNLAEELGAIGFIYYRDIPGFSLPTVRGHEGKLWWGGNFVILQGRLHFYEGYSMEDITLPVRALAFWGVKLLIITASVGGIADDLNPGDLVLISDHMNFMGDNPLRGVNDPSLGERFPDMTQVYDGELRALLKKKFNLKEGVYVAVCGPSYETPAEIRAFKLLGADVVGMSVVPEATVAKQMGLRVLGIAGVANKAAGLGRGKIAHEEVLKNMSLCRNKLREVLSFCLRGGIDL; this is encoded by the coding sequence TTGGAGGGAAAGCTTTCGGAAAAGGCTAAAGAAATCGCAAAGTTTCTTAGAGAGAGGTTTGAAGGGAGAATACCAAATATCGCCGTTATTTTAGGCTCAGGGCTTGGTAATCTTGCAGAAGAGCTTGGAGCAATAGGCTTCATTTATTATAGGGATATACCCGGTTTTTCTCTACCCACCGTTAGGGGACATGAGGGGAAGCTTTGGTGGGGTGGGAATTTTGTTATCCTTCAGGGCAGACTTCACTTTTATGAAGGATATTCTATGGAAGATATAACTCTGCCGGTAAGAGCGCTGGCTTTTTGGGGAGTTAAGCTATTGATAATAACTGCATCTGTGGGAGGAATAGCTGATGATCTTAATCCTGGAGATCTCGTTCTTATAAGCGATCATATGAACTTTATGGGAGATAATCCACTAAGAGGTGTAAATGATCCTTCCTTGGGAGAACGCTTTCCCGATATGACGCAGGTTTATGATGGGGAATTGCGTGCCCTTTTAAAGAAGAAATTTAATCTTAAGGAGGGAGTATATGTGGCGGTTTGTGGTCCCTCATACGAAACACCGGCTGAGATAAGGGCTTTTAAACTCCTTGGAGCGGATGTTGTGGGAATGTCTGTCGTTCCCGAAGCTACCGTTGCCAAGCAGATGGGACTCAGGGTCTTGGGAATAGCGGGTGTTGCCAACAAAGCAGCCGGTTTAGGAAGGGGAAAGATAGCCCACGAGGAGGTTCTTAAAAATATGAGCTTATGCAGAAATAAATTGAGAGAAGTACTTTCCTTCTGCTTGAGAGGAGGTATAGATCTTTGA
- a CDS encoding 2-oxoglutarate oxidoreductase — MKLVFSRPKSMFDRHMHYCPGCGHGITHRLVAEVIDELNIRDRTVGVAPVGCAVFLYDYINCDMYEAAHGRAPAVATGCKRVHPNLIVFTYQGDGDLASIGIAEIVHAANRGEKITTIFINNAIYGMTGGQMAPTTVLGQKTTTSPFGKAPEREGYPIKVAEMLSVLEGSAYIARGSLSSPQKILQTKHYIKKAFETQMKGLGFSLVEVLSMCPTNWGLPPVKAQKWVEEHMEPQYPLGEFKVPEER, encoded by the coding sequence ATGAAGCTCGTTTTCTCTCGTCCCAAAAGCATGTTTGACAGGCATATGCACTACTGTCCAGGTTGTGGACATGGTATAACCCACAGGCTGGTGGCTGAGGTCATAGATGAGCTTAATATAAGAGATAGGACTGTAGGTGTTGCGCCGGTGGGATGTGCGGTGTTTCTCTATGACTATATAAATTGTGACATGTACGAGGCTGCTCACGGAAGAGCTCCGGCTGTTGCAACTGGGTGTAAGAGAGTACATCCTAACCTTATAGTTTTCACTTATCAGGGGGATGGGGATCTTGCATCTATAGGAATAGCGGAGATAGTTCATGCTGCTAATAGGGGAGAAAAAATAACCACTATCTTTATAAATAACGCTATCTACGGCATGACGGGTGGGCAGATGGCTCCGACCACTGTGCTTGGTCAAAAGACTACGACATCTCCTTTCGGAAAAGCCCCTGAAAGAGAGGGATATCCGATAAAAGTAGCGGAAATGCTTTCAGTACTTGAGGGATCAGCTTATATAGCCCGTGGATCCCTTTCCTCCCCTCAAAAGATTCTTCAGACCAAGCACTATATAAAGAAAGCATTTGAAACGCAGATGAAGGGACTTGGATTTTCCCTGGTTGAGGTGCTTTCTATGTGTCCAACCAATTGGGGTTTGCCTCCTGTCAAGGCGCAGAAGTGGGTCGAGGAGCACATGGAGCCTCAGTATCCCTTAGGAGAGTTTAAGGTTCCCGAAGAGAGGTGA
- a CDS encoding tyrosine recombinase, with amino-acid sequence MNDLLERFRSFLITERGISPSTLEAYIRDVSIFLSGIKDPFNVNWDAELVSFLERLRASGMRESTLARKVTSVRAFLEFISVVAPQSAPRGATTVPSVRIRRRLPRFPSISEMEKLFKAVNTNSTIGLRDRAMLELLYATGLRISELVGLKISDLDIESGVLRCRGKGDKERLIPVGKEALQWIKRYIEEARCKLLGNKKDEGWLFLNVRGRRISREAFWHRFKIYLAKAGLSGEYYPHSIRHAFATHLLERGADLRTLQEMLGHSSLNTTQIYTHLEIKRLKEAYKKSHPRA; translated from the coding sequence ATGAACGATTTGCTTGAAAGATTTAGGAGCTTTCTTATAACTGAACGAGGTATATCTCCTTCTACATTGGAAGCTTATATAAGGGATGTTTCAATCTTTCTAAGCGGGATAAAAGATCCGTTTAACGTTAATTGGGATGCTGAATTGGTCAGCTTTTTAGAGAGACTGAGAGCATCTGGGATGAGAGAATCTACCTTAGCGCGTAAGGTAACTTCGGTAAGGGCTTTTCTTGAGTTCATCTCGGTGGTTGCTCCTCAAAGCGCTCCGCGGGGAGCAACCACCGTTCCATCAGTACGTATAAGGAGAAGACTTCCTCGTTTTCCCTCTATTTCTGAGATGGAGAAGCTGTTTAAGGCTGTTAACACTAATAGCACAATTGGGCTTAGAGATAGAGCCATGCTCGAGCTACTTTATGCGACAGGTTTAAGAATATCTGAGCTCGTTGGTTTAAAAATAAGCGACTTGGATATCGAAAGTGGCGTTCTACGATGTAGGGGAAAGGGCGATAAGGAGCGATTGATCCCAGTGGGGAAAGAGGCTCTGCAGTGGATAAAGAGATATATAGAAGAGGCTCGGTGCAAGCTGTTGGGAAATAAAAAGGACGAAGGATGGCTTTTTCTGAACGTTAGAGGAAGAAGGATCTCGCGGGAAGCATTTTGGCATCGCTTTAAGATATATCTTGCGAAGGCTGGCTTAAGTGGTGAGTATTATCCTCATTCCATAAGGCATGCTTTTGCTACTCATCTTCTTGAAAGGGGAGCTGATCTTCGCACTCTTCAGGAGATGCTTGGGCATTCAAGCTTGAATACCACTCAGATATACACTCACCTTGAGATAAAAAGACTTAAGGAAGCATATAAGAAGTCTCATCCAAGAGCATAG
- a CDS encoding NUDIX hydrolase produces MEKELERRLVYQGRVVNLRVDEVMLPDGRRTRREVVEHRGAVVILPITRGGEIVMVRQYRYPVGEELLELPAGTLELGEDPQVCAERELTEETGYKAGSIRLLTSYYSSPGFCTERLYLFLATDLEPGSQKLESDERIKVELYSLDEVKDKVRCGEIKDAKSVAGILYYVVFESR; encoded by the coding sequence ATGGAAAAAGAGCTTGAGAGAAGACTGGTTTATCAAGGAAGAGTAGTAAATCTCAGAGTGGATGAGGTTATGCTTCCGGATGGGAGGAGGACGCGCAGGGAGGTAGTTGAGCATCGTGGTGCGGTTGTCATTCTTCCAATTACTCGCGGTGGAGAAATCGTTATGGTCAGGCAGTATAGATATCCTGTTGGTGAGGAGCTTCTTGAGCTTCCTGCAGGGACGCTTGAACTTGGTGAGGATCCTCAAGTCTGTGCAGAGAGAGAACTGACCGAAGAGACGGGTTATAAAGCGGGAAGTATAAGGCTCTTAACGAGTTATTATTCAAGCCCTGGCTTTTGTACAGAAAGGCTATATCTTTTCCTTGCAACGGATCTTGAGCCAGGCTCTCAGAAACTCGAGAGTGATGAGAGAATAAAGGTAGAGCTTTATAGCCTTGATGAGGTAAAGGATAAGGTGAGATGTGGAGAGATTAAAGATGCTAAAAGCGTTGCGGGAATACTGTATTATGTGGTTTTTGAAAGTAGATGA
- the def gene encoding peptide deformylase — MEKAYEEKVIEMEDLRIRLYGDPVLRGKSAQVLSFDESIRSLASRMIEIMFEHDGLGLAAPQVGVLKRVAIVLREEKPLILINPEILEVSDELVEAKEGCLSFPDIYEIIKRPAGVRIKAFNLDGEEFELEEEGIVARAVLHELDHLDGKLLIDYLSPARKALVKSRMRKLWRR, encoded by the coding sequence TTGGAAAAAGCTTATGAAGAGAAAGTGATAGAGATGGAGGATCTTAGAATAAGACTGTATGGAGATCCCGTTCTTCGTGGAAAAAGTGCTCAAGTGCTCTCATTCGATGAAAGCATTCGTTCACTTGCAAGCAGAATGATAGAGATAATGTTTGAGCATGATGGTCTTGGTTTAGCTGCTCCGCAAGTGGGCGTATTAAAGAGGGTAGCTATTGTATTGAGGGAGGAAAAACCTCTCATTCTCATAAATCCAGAAATATTGGAGGTAAGCGATGAGTTAGTTGAGGCAAAAGAGGGTTGTTTGAGCTTCCCTGATATATATGAGATTATAAAAAGGCCTGCGGGAGTGAGGATTAAAGCTTTTAACCTTGATGGTGAAGAGTTTGAGCTTGAGGAAGAGGGGATTGTAGCACGAGCCGTTTTGCATGAGCTGGATCATCTTGATGGAAAGTTACTTATAGATTATCTCTCTCCCGCAAGAAAGGCGCTTGTTAAATCCAGGATGAGGAAGTTGTGGCGAAGGTGA
- a CDS encoding S1 RNA-binding domain-containing protein encodes MEMVQTVGEATYPIEIRQPQRGDIIDGKIVQVKPEEIIVDIGAKTEGVIPRSEWNANFLVDKDREPEVGEEVKVYVIDPGKGEDGLIRLSRWRAIFEEAWDYIRDAKNEDKPITVKGLRKVKGGLIVDVYGIEGFIPQSHLSLPDKPVSAWRFKGKEIDVKILEAERRRRRVVLSRRVLLEEELEREKKRLFETLKEGDIVEGKISGITRFGVFVDLGPAEGLVHLTELSWKKGIKPRDVVRKGQKVKVKVIEVKPEEERISLSLKQLQPDPWESIEEKYDVGQVYEGKVTRVTDFGAFVELEPGVEGLISKRDLDWEEVDNPRKILREGQKIEVKVLNVNPQGRRIRLGRKQLINPWEDVAERFKVGDVIKVKVTKLADFGAFVELKPGVEGLIHVSHLAKGRVKHPSECVKEGQEVEVKVLEVKPEEKRIRLSIRELITEREREERRRKEEERRREEEKARESIKEILGEEPTVTMGDFVNWKKLMKRK; translated from the coding sequence ATGGAAATGGTCCAGACGGTAGGGGAAGCAACCTATCCCATTGAGATACGCCAACCTCAAAGAGGCGACATCATCGACGGGAAAATCGTTCAAGTTAAGCCTGAAGAGATAATAGTTGATATAGGAGCTAAGACGGAAGGTGTGATCCCAAGGTCGGAGTGGAATGCAAACTTTCTGGTCGATAAAGATAGGGAACCCGAGGTGGGAGAGGAAGTCAAGGTTTATGTCATAGATCCGGGCAAGGGTGAGGATGGGTTAATCAGACTTTCGAGATGGCGTGCTATATTTGAAGAGGCGTGGGATTACATAAGGGATGCTAAGAATGAGGATAAGCCAATAACCGTCAAAGGATTAAGGAAGGTTAAAGGTGGTTTGATAGTTGACGTTTACGGTATAGAGGGATTCATTCCGCAGTCTCATCTCTCTTTACCTGATAAACCGGTTTCCGCATGGAGGTTCAAAGGGAAGGAAATAGATGTTAAGATACTCGAGGCGGAAAGAAGGAGAAGAAGGGTTGTTCTTTCAAGGCGTGTTCTCCTTGAGGAGGAGCTTGAAAGGGAAAAGAAAAGGCTATTTGAAACGCTAAAGGAAGGAGATATAGTTGAAGGGAAAATCAGTGGTATTACGAGATTTGGCGTCTTCGTTGATCTCGGTCCCGCGGAGGGGCTGGTTCATCTGACGGAGCTTTCTTGGAAGAAGGGTATAAAACCGAGAGATGTTGTTAGAAAAGGGCAGAAAGTTAAGGTTAAGGTCATTGAAGTTAAGCCTGAAGAAGAGAGGATATCCCTAAGCCTGAAGCAGCTTCAGCCTGATCCATGGGAGAGTATCGAAGAGAAGTATGATGTTGGCCAGGTCTATGAGGGTAAGGTAACACGCGTTACTGACTTTGGTGCCTTCGTGGAGCTCGAGCCAGGCGTCGAAGGGTTGATCTCCAAGAGGGATTTGGATTGGGAGGAGGTAGACAATCCGAGGAAAATTCTGCGTGAGGGACAGAAAATCGAGGTCAAGGTACTAAATGTTAATCCTCAGGGTAGAAGGATAAGACTTGGGAGAAAGCAGCTTATAAATCCATGGGAGGACGTTGCTGAGAGGTTTAAGGTTGGCGATGTGATAAAGGTTAAGGTCACCAAGCTTGCGGATTTTGGTGCCTTTGTGGAGCTTAAACCGGGTGTTGAAGGGCTAATACACGTTTCTCATCTTGCTAAGGGTAGAGTTAAGCATCCAAGCGAGTGTGTTAAAGAGGGTCAAGAAGTTGAGGTAAAGGTATTGGAGGTAAAGCCCGAGGAGAAGAGGATACGTCTGAGTATAAGGGAGTTGATAACAGAAAGGGAGCGCGAGGAAAGAAGGAGAAAGGAGGAAGAAAGAAGAAGGGAAGAGGAGAAAGCTCGTGAGAGCATAAAGGAGATATTAGGGGAAGAACCCACAGTTACAATGGGAGACTTTGTAAATTGGAAAAAGCTTATGAAGAGAAAGTGA
- the fmt gene encoding methionyl-tRNA formyltransferase yields MAKVKIVLAGSGPFGIPSFDRICSHFDVIGVITHVDRPKGRGYKLSPTPVALWAKERELRVWKLSSIKEFTPVGDILVVIDCGFIIPRSVIDSYPLGVIALHPSLLPRYRGAAPIRRVIMAGERKTGVTTFFVNERVDAGDIILQEETYIGEKETYGELVERLSRIGAELVERTLVLISEGRAPRIPQDENLATYAPKIKKEERVIDWNAPAESIERLVRALCPYPGALTRFRGRILKVLEVEAIDKNTVFGEPGSVLEVFKEGVKVAAGKGIVLVRKVQPEGKRCMNVREFCCGYKPARGEILGK; encoded by the coding sequence GTGGCGAAGGTGAAAATAGTCTTAGCTGGAAGTGGTCCGTTTGGGATCCCTTCTTTCGATAGGATTTGTAGTCATTTCGATGTTATAGGCGTTATAACCCATGTGGACAGGCCCAAGGGAAGGGGTTATAAGCTTTCGCCTACGCCCGTAGCTCTTTGGGCTAAAGAAAGAGAGCTGAGAGTATGGAAGCTTTCCTCAATAAAAGAATTTACCCCTGTCGGGGATATCCTTGTGGTTATAGATTGTGGTTTCATTATCCCACGTAGCGTTATAGATTCCTATCCCCTTGGAGTTATAGCTCTTCACCCCTCGCTTTTGCCCAGATATAGAGGTGCTGCGCCCATAAGGCGTGTTATAATGGCTGGCGAGAGGAAAACTGGTGTAACTACTTTTTTCGTTAACGAAAGAGTAGATGCTGGAGATATTATCCTTCAGGAAGAAACGTATATAGGAGAAAAAGAAACATACGGAGAGTTGGTAGAACGCCTATCCCGTATAGGAGCTGAATTAGTGGAAAGAACTTTGGTTCTTATAAGTGAGGGGCGTGCTCCGAGGATTCCACAGGATGAAAATCTTGCTACTTATGCTCCTAAGATAAAAAAGGAAGAAAGGGTGATAGATTGGAACGCTCCCGCAGAGTCTATAGAAAGGCTCGTGCGAGCTCTTTGTCCGTATCCGGGTGCTTTAACGAGATTTAGGGGAAGAATTTTGAAGGTTTTGGAGGTAGAGGCGATTGATAAGAATACAGTTTTTGGAGAACCGGGAAGCGTGCTCGAGGTTTTTAAGGAGGGCGTGAAAGTTGCTGCGGGTAAGGGAATCGTTTTGGTAAGGAAAGTTCAGCCTGAGGGTAAAAGATGTATGAACGTTAGGGAGTTTTGTTGCGGATATAAGCCTGCGAGAGGTGAGATTCTGGGCAAATGA
- a CDS encoding 4Fe-4S binding protein, which translates to MAVARVVIDEERCKSCELCVEACPKNLLMISDELNRKGYRPVKFVDEKGECIGCAFCAISCPDVAIEVYR; encoded by the coding sequence GTGGCGGTGGCAAGGGTTGTTATTGACGAGGAAAGGTGTAAAAGCTGCGAACTTTGCGTCGAAGCGTGTCCTAAGAATCTACTTATGATCTCAGACGAACTAAATAGGAAGGGTTATAGACCTGTTAAGTTCGTTGATGAAAAGGGAGAGTGTATAGGGTGTGCCTTTTGCGCTATTTCTTGTCCTGACGTGGCTATAGAGGTCTACAGATAA
- a CDS encoding chemotaxis protein CheX, translated as MKAEYINPFISAFFSVLKQVAQADGKRGQLQLKTDPRPSYDVAILLSLVGDIEGQVIYSMKEEVAKKLASAMMMGFPVEELNDLAKSAVCEFANMVTGNAAMLLGAKGLKLDISPPTIVKGKDLEVSSQISMLVIPISTPLGEMEIDVALREKD; from the coding sequence ATGAAGGCGGAATATATAAATCCTTTTATAAGCGCTTTTTTCAGCGTTTTAAAGCAAGTCGCGCAGGCAGATGGAAAGAGAGGACAGCTTCAACTTAAGACCGATCCGCGTCCTTCATATGATGTTGCCATATTATTAAGCCTGGTAGGAGATATAGAGGGACAGGTAATTTACAGCATGAAAGAGGAGGTAGCTAAAAAGCTTGCTTCTGCCATGATGATGGGTTTTCCCGTTGAGGAATTGAATGACCTTGCAAAGAGTGCGGTATGTGAGTTTGCGAATATGGTTACTGGGAATGCCGCTATGCTCTTGGGAGCCAAGGGGCTTAAACTTGATATCTCTCCTCCTACTATAGTTAAAGGGAAGGATCTGGAGGTTAGCTCTCAGATATCGATGTTAGTCATACCAATTTCAACACCATTGGGAGAAATGGAAATAGATGTTGCCCTTAGAGAAAAGGATTAA
- a CDS encoding 3-methyl-2-oxobutanoate dehydrogenase subunit VorB — protein sequence MAEKILMKGNEAFAEAAIRAGCRFFFGYPITPQNEIPEYMSRRLPEVGGVYLQSESEVSAINMVFGAAGAGARVLISSSGPGISLMQEGMSYIAGAELPCVIIDIVRGGPGLGGILPAQADYFQATRGGGHGDYYLIVLAPHNLQEAVDLVMLAFDLADKYRNPVMVFMDGFLGQMMEPVEFKREVDPSKLPKKEWAISGAKGRERNLIKTLHLDPDELEEHNLKLKRKYEEIIKNEVRYETYMMDDAEIAIAAYGTSARIAKTAIGVLREKGIKAGLIRPITLFPFPYKIYESFVDRLKYILVVEMSMGQFIHDVEFAVKGKVPIGFLGHAGGMAPTYEEMVDLILREVGKEGDRA from the coding sequence ATGGCAGAAAAGATATTGATGAAAGGTAACGAGGCTTTTGCGGAGGCGGCTATAAGAGCAGGATGCAGGTTTTTCTTCGGTTATCCCATCACTCCTCAAAACGAAATTCCTGAGTATATGTCAAGAAGGCTACCTGAGGTTGGTGGTGTGTACCTTCAATCCGAGAGCGAGGTGTCCGCTATAAATATGGTTTTCGGTGCAGCGGGTGCTGGGGCGCGCGTTTTAATTTCATCCTCGGGGCCTGGGATTAGTCTCATGCAGGAGGGTATGTCCTACATAGCTGGCGCGGAGCTTCCATGCGTGATAATAGATATTGTTAGAGGAGGACCAGGTCTTGGGGGGATACTCCCTGCCCAGGCCGATTACTTTCAGGCGACGCGAGGCGGCGGGCATGGGGATTATTATCTAATAGTGCTGGCTCCTCATAATCTTCAGGAAGCTGTTGATCTTGTTATGCTTGCATTTGATCTCGCGGATAAGTATAGGAATCCAGTAATGGTTTTCATGGACGGCTTCTTAGGACAGATGATGGAGCCAGTGGAATTTAAGAGAGAAGTAGATCCCTCAAAGCTTCCAAAGAAGGAATGGGCGATAAGCGGAGCCAAGGGGAGAGAAAGAAACCTTATCAAGACCCTTCATCTTGATCCGGATGAGCTTGAAGAACACAATCTTAAGCTTAAGAGAAAGTATGAAGAAATTATTAAGAACGAAGTCAGGTATGAGACCTACATGATGGATGATGCGGAAATAGCTATAGCCGCCTATGGCACGAGTGCGAGAATAGCCAAGACTGCCATAGGTGTGCTCAGGGAGAAGGGAATAAAGGCTGGATTGATAAGGCCTATAACTCTCTTTCCATTTCCCTATAAGATCTATGAGAGCTTTGTCGATCGTCTTAAGTATATACTCGTCGTTGAGATGAGCATGGGGCAGTTCATTCACGATGTGGAATTTGCGGTGAAGGGAAAGGTTCCTATTGGTTTCTTAGGACACGCTGGCGGAATGGCACCCACGTATGAGGAAATGGTTGATCTAATACTCAGAGAGGTGGGAAAGGAAGGTGATCGTGCATGA